One segment of Candidatus Thermoplasmatota archaeon DNA contains the following:
- the purS gene encoding phosphoribosylformylglycinamidine synthase subunit PurS: MFEVKITVQLKKGVSDPEGTNTLKALHLLGFDQVQSVKTLRTYDIVINDADKNKVKKDAEQMCQRLLTNPVIHSYVIDVKEL, translated from the coding sequence ATGTTTGAAGTAAAAATTACGGTTCAACTGAAAAAAGGTGTTTCAGATCCTGAAGGGACAAATACTTTAAAAGCATTGCATCTCCTTGGTTTTGATCAGGTACAATCAGTAAAGACCCTACGGACCTATGATATTGTTATTAATGACGCTGATAAAAACAAGGTGAAAAAAGATGCTGAGCAGATGTGCCAGCGGTTGTTAACTAATCCGGTGATTCATAGTTATGTCATCGATGTCAAAGAGTTGTAA
- the gyrA gene encoding DNA gyrase subunit A — translation MVDDGERKELIRDINDEMKRAFIDYSMSVIMSRALPDVRDGLKPVHRRILYGMNEMGLSYEKPYKKSARIVGDILGKYHPHGDQAVYDSLVRMAQDFSLRYPLVSGQGNFGSIDGDSPAAMRYTEVKMAKITKYILQDIEKETVVWRDNFDGSLKEPEVLPSVLPNLLVNGSSGIAVGMATNMAPHNLTEVVDGIIRVIDDPDVSIHELVDIIKGPDFPTGGLIYGRGGILEAYATGRGLIRIRARTMIEGDERKKIIVTELPYQVNKSELLKTIATLVKEKRLEGISDLRDESDRKGMRIVIELKRDAIEDVVLNQLFEHTQLQSTFGILNLAIVKGQPKILNLKEIIEQYIEFRIEIITKRTQYDLTKAKEKMHILEGLMIALRHIDEVIEIVRRSKEVEEAKNRLMQRFKLSELQAKAILDMRLQKLVGMEIAAVEQEYAETKQLIQQLEELLADKRKILAEIKRELLELKDKFGDDRRTEIVEGDADIELEDLIPRHDVVVTITATGYIKRLPTDTYRTQHRGGKGLIGIKTKEEDVVIDCFVTNTHEYIMFFTNKGKTYWLKAYKIPEADRHAKGKAIINLLPRLEEGEKIETALPIHDFDDNHYLVFATKNGTIKKTVTSAYGNIRINGIKAITLAEGDELMSVVLTDGTKMIMMASSDGQASRFAESEIRPMGRTAHGVIGMRLNKGDRVVAMTAVDEDGSLLTLTENGFGKRSPIADYRQTHRGSKGVRTIVTNERNGKVIFVSQVSDDEELIITTMQGMTVRIPVRDIRSQGRNTMGVRIMRLNEGDKVVSVTKVMAENDEKSCITPEETSLSEKYHVPIDDPGEQRKEEPVAEPPKKSTSKPIRESDEHVKSESKQFGVEPEKTPEVSASEEVTDPSTTPKPPPKKKKPKGTVKGTSRYSPKIKKPKKKTTVKKEKTPRKKSIKSQQQKQQRKKKINTKKVVVTKKKMRHKKTDRKKEPGIKKKSVVKLKQKPRKKHGKKR, via the coding sequence ATGGTTGATGATGGAGAAAGAAAGGAGTTAATTCGTGATATTAACGATGAGATGAAACGCGCATTCATTGATTATTCAATGAGTGTGATTATGAGCAGAGCGTTACCTGACGTACGTGACGGACTCAAACCAGTGCATCGGCGGATATTGTACGGAATGAATGAAATGGGTTTATCGTATGAGAAGCCCTACAAGAAATCTGCTCGTATCGTTGGTGATATCCTTGGCAAGTATCATCCGCATGGTGATCAGGCAGTGTATGATTCATTGGTTCGTATGGCTCAGGATTTCTCACTGCGATATCCTTTAGTTTCTGGTCAGGGGAATTTCGGTTCAATTGATGGTGATTCACCTGCAGCGATGCGATACACTGAAGTGAAAATGGCGAAGATCACCAAGTATATTCTTCAGGATATCGAGAAGGAAACTGTTGTCTGGCGTGATAATTTCGATGGTTCATTGAAAGAACCTGAAGTACTTCCATCGGTATTGCCGAATTTGCTTGTGAATGGTTCATCTGGCATTGCGGTTGGTATGGCGACGAATATGGCGCCGCATAATCTCACTGAGGTTGTTGATGGTATTATCCGAGTCATTGATGATCCAGATGTTTCAATTCATGAGCTTGTCGACATCATCAAAGGTCCTGATTTTCCCACCGGTGGTCTAATCTATGGACGTGGCGGAATTCTTGAAGCGTATGCTACGGGTCGTGGGTTGATTCGGATCCGGGCTCGTACAATGATCGAAGGTGATGAACGAAAAAAGATTATTGTTACTGAGCTTCCGTATCAGGTCAACAAATCAGAATTGTTAAAAACCATTGCAACTCTTGTCAAAGAAAAACGACTTGAGGGCATTTCTGATCTGCGTGATGAAAGCGATCGGAAAGGCATGCGTATTGTCATTGAGCTGAAACGCGATGCTATTGAAGATGTTGTGTTAAATCAGTTATTTGAACATACGCAACTTCAGTCGACATTTGGCATCTTAAATCTTGCGATTGTGAAAGGTCAGCCGAAAATCCTCAACCTGAAAGAGATCATTGAGCAGTATATCGAATTCCGGATTGAGATCATCACGAAGAGAACTCAGTATGATTTAACCAAAGCAAAAGAAAAAATGCATATCCTCGAAGGACTGATGATTGCACTGAGACATATCGATGAAGTTATTGAGATCGTCAGGAGAAGCAAAGAGGTTGAAGAAGCAAAGAATCGATTGATGCAACGGTTCAAACTTTCAGAACTGCAAGCAAAAGCAATTCTTGACATGCGGTTGCAGAAACTCGTTGGCATGGAAATAGCAGCAGTTGAACAAGAATATGCCGAAACGAAACAGTTGATTCAACAACTTGAAGAGCTCCTTGCTGATAAGCGGAAGATATTGGCTGAGATTAAACGAGAACTCCTTGAACTCAAAGACAAATTTGGTGATGATCGACGTACTGAAATTGTTGAAGGAGATGCTGATATTGAACTTGAAGATCTTATCCCTCGGCATGATGTTGTTGTGACCATTACAGCAACAGGTTATATTAAACGACTGCCGACTGATACGTATCGGACGCAGCACCGTGGTGGAAAAGGACTTATTGGGATTAAAACCAAAGAAGAAGATGTCGTGATTGATTGTTTTGTAACCAACACCCATGAGTATATCATGTTTTTTACCAACAAAGGTAAAACCTATTGGCTGAAGGCATACAAAATACCTGAGGCCGACCGTCATGCAAAAGGAAAAGCAATCATCAATCTGCTCCCACGATTAGAAGAAGGTGAAAAAATTGAAACTGCACTTCCGATCCATGATTTTGATGACAACCATTATCTCGTGTTTGCAACGAAAAATGGAACCATTAAAAAAACCGTAACGTCAGCGTATGGAAATATCAGGATCAATGGTATTAAGGCAATAACGCTTGCTGAGGGTGATGAACTCATGAGTGTTGTATTGACTGACGGTACGAAGATGATTATGATGGCGTCATCAGACGGTCAGGCTTCTCGGTTTGCTGAATCTGAGATCCGACCGATGGGTCGTACTGCTCACGGGGTAATTGGTATGCGACTCAACAAAGGTGATCGGGTTGTTGCGATGACTGCAGTTGATGAAGATGGTTCGCTTTTAACACTGACTGAGAATGGTTTTGGTAAGCGGTCTCCCATTGCTGATTATCGGCAGACGCATCGCGGCAGTAAAGGTGTTCGAACAATTGTCACCAATGAACGTAATGGTAAAGTAATTTTTGTCAGTCAGGTCAGTGATGATGAAGAGCTCATTATTACCACAATGCAGGGGATGACGGTTCGCATTCCAGTTCGTGATATCCGCAGCCAAGGTCGTAACACTATGGGTGTTCGTATCATGCGACTCAATGAAGGCGATAAGGTTGTTTCGGTAACAAAAGTGATGGCTGAAAACGATGAAAAGAGTTGTATTACACCAGAGGAAACTTCGCTGTCTGAGAAATATCATGTTCCGATTGATGATCCCGGGGAACAACGAAAAGAAGAACCTGTCGCTGAACCTCCTAAAAAAAGTACTTCAAAGCCAATACGTGAATCAGATGAACACGTCAAATCTGAATCAAAACAATTCGGAGTCGAACCAGAAAAAACACCAGAAGTATCTGCATCTGAGGAGGTAACCGATCCATCAACAACGCCAAAACCTCCTCCAAAAAAGAAAAAACCAAAAGGCACGGTGAAAGGTACCTCTCGTTATTCACCGAAAATTAAAAAACCGAAAAAGAAAACAACGGTAAAAAAAGAAAAAACACCTCGAAAAAAAAGTATAAAATCTCAACAGCAGAAACAACAACGAAAGAAAAAAATCAACACAAAAAAAGTTGTTGTAACCAAAAAGAAGATGCGACACAAGAAAACGGATCGTAAGAAAGAACCAGGTATCAAGAAGAAATCGGTCGTGAAATTGAAACAAAAACCACGGAAAAAACATGGAAAGAAACGATAG
- a CDS encoding heparan-alpha-glucosaminide N-acetyltransferase: MKNLCTAKHDERYWEIDALRGIAIVMMIFFHIIFDMTYYKVITINLETLPWRLFTYSIGTIFLILVGISLTLRYHKKHKNNTQQNLYLLFVTQGLRILGFGMLITIATWFFLKGNGTILFGVLHCIGVSILLAYPFIRHRVTPFTLGIICIILGVFLSRVHVEFPYLLWLGLRPKNFYTLDYFPLLPWFGVILLGICIGHTFYPQGIRKKQIRTVQTTSPVHALVFLGRHSLLIYLIHQIIIVGILMLLMTLQIL; this comes from the coding sequence ATGAAAAATCTTTGTACTGCCAAACACGACGAACGTTACTGGGAAATTGATGCACTCAGAGGTATCGCAATTGTCATGATGATTTTTTTCCACATTATTTTTGATATGACGTATTACAAGGTTATAACCATAAATCTCGAAACACTACCATGGCGACTCTTTACCTACTCAATTGGAACTATCTTTCTCATCCTTGTCGGTATATCACTCACCTTACGTTACCACAAAAAACACAAAAACAATACCCAACAAAATCTCTATCTCCTTTTCGTAACACAAGGATTACGAATACTTGGTTTTGGAATGCTGATAACCATAGCAACTTGGTTTTTTCTCAAAGGAAACGGAACAATACTTTTTGGAGTCCTCCACTGCATTGGCGTTTCAATACTTCTTGCATACCCATTCATTCGTCATCGTGTAACTCCCTTCACACTTGGAATCATATGTATCATCTTGGGAGTGTTTCTATCACGAGTTCACGTTGAATTCCCTTACTTACTCTGGCTCGGTCTCAGACCAAAAAATTTCTACACGCTTGACTATTTTCCACTCCTTCCATGGTTCGGAGTTATTCTCCTTGGTATCTGCATCGGCCATACATTCTATCCGCAAGGGATACGAAAAAAACAAATCAGAACTGTACAAACAACTTCACCGGTTCACGCATTGGTTTTTCTTGGTAGACATTCCTTACTTATTTATCTGATCCATCAAATCATCATTGTGGGAATATTGATGCTTCTTATGACCTTGCAGATACTCTAA
- a CDS encoding bifunctional methionine sulfoxide reductase B/A protein, producing MGQKHTLSDAEWQKRLTLEQYHILRKKGTEPPFSGRLLKVKEPGIYRCAGCGSELFSSDSKFDSGSGWPSFDAPISPQSVTLKQDTSHGMNRIEVLCSQCGGHLGHVFHDGPTKTGQRYCINSAALSFEKTIVQKTEQATFGAGCFWHVEETFRKIPGVLKTTVGYMGGSLQNPTYEDVCTDRTGHAEVVHLEFDPTVISYEQLLDVFWSIHDPTTKNRQGPDTGTQYRSVIFYHTSEQKKIAEQSLQKIEQAKKYARPIVTEITAAPTFYPAEEYHQKYLMKRGLSSCQL from the coding sequence ATGGGCCAAAAACATACTCTTTCTGATGCTGAATGGCAGAAACGGTTAACCCTTGAACAATATCACATCCTTCGAAAAAAAGGAACTGAACCACCGTTTTCCGGTCGTTTACTCAAGGTCAAAGAACCAGGAATATATCGCTGTGCTGGATGTGGCTCTGAACTTTTTTCTTCAGATTCAAAATTTGATTCGGGGTCAGGTTGGCCAAGCTTTGACGCACCTATTTCGCCACAGAGTGTTACTCTTAAGCAAGATACCAGCCATGGAATGAACCGTATCGAAGTACTGTGTTCTCAGTGTGGTGGTCATCTCGGACATGTGTTTCATGACGGACCAACAAAAACAGGACAACGATATTGTATTAACTCAGCAGCGTTATCCTTTGAAAAAACGATCGTTCAAAAAACAGAACAGGCAACATTTGGCGCCGGGTGTTTTTGGCATGTTGAAGAAACCTTTCGAAAGATTCCTGGTGTGCTGAAAACAACCGTTGGATACATGGGTGGATCACTTCAAAATCCGACGTATGAAGATGTTTGTACTGATAGAACAGGACATGCTGAAGTTGTTCATTTGGAATTTGATCCGACGGTGATCTCGTATGAGCAACTCCTTGATGTTTTTTGGAGTATCCATGATCCAACAACTAAAAACCGACAAGGTCCTGATACGGGGACGCAGTATCGTTCGGTTATTTTTTATCATACCTCTGAGCAGAAAAAGATTGCAGAACAATCACTACAAAAAATCGAACAGGCAAAAAAATATGCTCGTCCTATTGTGACTGAAATAACTGCTGCGCCTACCTTTTATCCTGCAGAGGAATATCATCAAAAATATCTGATGAAACGTGGACTATCGAGTTGTCAACTATAA
- the gyrB gene encoding DNA topoisomerase (ATP-hydrolyzing) subunit B, which yields MANEKTVTDSTYDSDKIQVLEGLESVRQNPGMYIGSTDSRGLHHLVYEVVDNAVDEALAGYCTHVKVSINKDGSVTVDDNGRGIPVDIHEKYKKPGVELVMTMLYSGGKFNQEAYKVSGGLHGVGVSVVNALSEWLEVKIRRNGKEYFQRYERGKTVCDLKVIGKAKDTGTTVTFLPDKTVFETTEYMYDIIATRLREIAFLNAGLKIEITDQRTKHHETYQYNGGVSEFVLYINRNKTLLHPHPIYIQGERESIPVEIAMQYTDAYTESIFSFANNINTHEGGTHLIGFKGALTRVINDYGRKNKLFDESFSLSGEDCREGLTAVISVKIHHPQFEGQTKTKLGNSEVKGVVESIVYEKLGEFFEENPSIARIIIDKAVLANKARDAARKARELTRRKGLLELSSLPGKLADCACRDPSKSELYLVEGDSAGGSAKQARDKEFQAILPLRGKILNVEKARMEKILKSEEILALITAVGTGIGEEFNIENARYHKIILMTDADVDGEHIRTLLLTFFFRYMNPLIEKGYLYIAQPPLYKLTKGKTVEYAYSDREKLQKLKQMGETGVSIQRYKGLGEMNPEQLWETTMDPSRRMMLQVTIENAVEADKLFSVLMGEQVEPRREFIEQHAKDVVNLDI from the coding sequence ATGGCAAATGAAAAAACAGTGACCGATAGCACGTATGATTCTGATAAAATTCAAGTTCTTGAAGGATTAGAATCGGTACGACAAAACCCAGGGATGTACATCGGCAGTACTGATAGTCGAGGATTACATCATCTGGTCTATGAAGTTGTTGATAATGCTGTTGATGAAGCGCTTGCAGGATACTGTACCCATGTTAAAGTATCAATCAACAAAGATGGATCAGTAACGGTTGACGATAACGGCCGAGGGATACCTGTTGACATTCATGAGAAATATAAAAAACCTGGCGTTGAACTTGTTATGACGATGTTATACTCGGGTGGTAAGTTTAACCAGGAGGCGTATAAAGTTTCAGGCGGGCTGCACGGTGTCGGTGTTTCTGTGGTGAATGCGTTATCAGAATGGCTTGAGGTGAAAATCCGCCGTAATGGTAAAGAGTATTTTCAACGGTATGAACGTGGAAAAACAGTGTGTGATTTGAAAGTTATCGGAAAAGCAAAAGACACGGGAACTACAGTGACGTTTCTTCCTGATAAAACTGTGTTTGAAACCACAGAATATATGTATGATATCATTGCGACTCGACTTCGGGAGATTGCATTTCTCAACGCAGGATTGAAAATTGAGATTACTGATCAACGAACCAAACACCATGAAACCTATCAATACAATGGTGGTGTGAGCGAGTTTGTTTTGTATATCAATCGGAATAAAACCTTGTTGCATCCTCATCCGATTTATATCCAAGGAGAACGAGAGTCGATTCCAGTTGAGATAGCAATGCAATACACAGATGCATATACAGAAAGTATTTTCAGTTTCGCAAATAACATCAACACCCATGAAGGTGGAACGCATCTTATTGGTTTCAAAGGAGCTCTGACACGGGTTATTAATGATTATGGCAGGAAAAACAAATTGTTTGATGAATCGTTTAGTTTGAGTGGTGAGGATTGCCGTGAAGGTCTTACTGCAGTGATTTCAGTTAAAATTCATCATCCTCAATTTGAAGGACAGACAAAAACCAAACTTGGCAATTCTGAAGTGAAAGGTGTTGTTGAAAGTATTGTGTATGAAAAACTCGGAGAGTTTTTTGAGGAGAACCCAAGCATTGCTCGGATCATTATTGATAAAGCGGTCCTTGCGAATAAGGCTCGTGATGCTGCTCGGAAAGCACGAGAGCTTACCCGAAGAAAAGGTTTACTTGAACTTTCATCTTTACCTGGTAAACTTGCTGATTGTGCCTGTCGAGATCCCAGTAAATCAGAGTTGTATCTCGTTGAGGGGGATAGTGCTGGTGGGAGTGCAAAGCAAGCTCGTGACAAAGAATTTCAAGCGATTCTGCCGTTACGAGGAAAAATTTTAAATGTGGAAAAAGCACGAATGGAGAAGATTTTGAAAAGCGAGGAGATTCTTGCGTTGATTACTGCTGTTGGTACGGGGATCGGGGAGGAGTTCAACATTGAGAATGCTCGGTATCATAAGATTATTCTCATGACTGATGCTGATGTTGATGGCGAGCATATCCGCACGCTGTTACTCACCTTCTTTTTTAGGTATATGAATCCGTTGATTGAGAAGGGATACCTGTACATTGCACAGCCGCCGTTGTATAAATTAACCAAAGGAAAAACAGTAGAGTATGCATATTCTGATCGTGAGAAACTTCAGAAATTAAAGCAGATGGGTGAGACTGGTGTGAGTATCCAGCGGTATAAAGGTCTTGGAGAAATGAACCCGGAGCAGCTATGGGAGACAACAATGGATCCATCTCGACGGATGATGTTACAGGTTACTATTGAAAATGCGGTTGAGGCGGATAAACTTTTTTCGGTGTTGATGGGCGAGCAGGTTGAACCACGACGTGAATTTATCGAACAACATGCAAAAGATGTTGTCAATCTTGATATTTAA
- the purL gene encoding phosphoribosylformylglycinamidine synthase subunit PurL → MGTDVSHLFNKKAVPFDLYEVDILRASDQELCELSKQLGLALSLDEMQRIKHYFQEKKRLPTDVELQALGQAWSEHCCYKSSKLALKKYIYGVAEDKIIAREDAGVLPFDGKYCYCAKIESHNHPSAIEPYGGAATGIGGVVRDVVCMGAQPIAFIDPLFFGPLSYPAHKLPAGVKHPRYLFKGVVDGIRDYGNRIGIPTVAGSVYFHEGYLGNCLVNVGCLGIMEKKDLVHSYAKAPGNVYIYVGGKTGRDGIHGVTFASAELNDASEESSRSAVQVGDPITKEPVIHATLEANRKGLLEGLKDFGGGGLSCVCGELAYSAGFGAEIHLDHVPLKEEGLKPWEIWVSESQERMMFLVDPKNVDQALHICKQWDVYAAPIGRVIQEQVIRVFFKGERILEMDLEFLTGGPVYDECIRPVVLPQPTDAEEKEERFPMPNLNDAVKKLLSSENIASKDWVIRQYDHEVRGNTVIKPLHGKMNQESHGDAAVIKPLENSWRGLAVTADVNPRFMELNPYWGACAAVDEMCRNLVSVGARPDSILDCLNFGNPEKPERMGEIYETCRGLGDMAKALRLPFASGNVSLYNESVSSAVPPTPELMGIGIVDDIRNCVTSDLKRQGNLLYLVGRETMQELGGSEYYRLMGRKGGVVPRTDASTLHRCCDTLLLCIEKSMIAACHDVSEGGLAVCLAEMMIGGGIGVHVDISDFGASLRTDMKLFSETNTRWVVEVPKNTKNKFESLLKRHTVPFTFLGETTGEQKLVITEHKKVVVDVELEDLRRCWLQPLWSVMG, encoded by the coding sequence ATGGGGACAGACGTTTCTCATTTATTCAACAAAAAAGCAGTTCCTTTTGATTTGTATGAAGTTGATATTCTTAGGGCATCTGATCAAGAACTGTGTGAGTTGAGTAAACAGCTTGGTTTGGCGCTTTCGCTTGATGAGATGCAGCGGATAAAACATTATTTTCAAGAAAAAAAACGTTTACCAACTGATGTTGAACTGCAGGCTCTTGGTCAGGCGTGGAGTGAACATTGTTGTTATAAATCTTCAAAACTTGCATTAAAAAAATATATTTATGGTGTTGCTGAGGATAAAATCATTGCCCGTGAAGATGCTGGTGTTCTTCCCTTTGATGGAAAATATTGTTATTGTGCAAAGATAGAATCACATAACCATCCGTCAGCAATTGAACCGTATGGTGGTGCGGCAACCGGTATTGGTGGCGTGGTCCGTGATGTGGTTTGTATGGGTGCCCAGCCGATTGCGTTTATCGATCCGCTCTTTTTCGGTCCTTTATCGTATCCTGCTCATAAACTTCCTGCTGGTGTCAAGCATCCTCGGTATTTGTTTAAAGGCGTGGTTGATGGTATTCGAGACTATGGTAATCGTATCGGTATTCCAACGGTTGCAGGCTCTGTGTATTTCCATGAGGGGTATCTTGGAAATTGTTTGGTGAACGTTGGATGTCTTGGTATCATGGAGAAGAAGGATTTGGTTCATAGCTATGCAAAAGCACCTGGTAATGTGTATATCTATGTCGGCGGAAAAACTGGTCGTGATGGCATCCACGGGGTAACGTTCGCCTCGGCAGAATTGAACGATGCTAGTGAGGAGAGTAGTAGGTCTGCAGTTCAGGTTGGCGATCCAATTACGAAAGAACCGGTGATTCATGCGACTCTTGAAGCAAATCGCAAAGGATTACTTGAAGGATTAAAGGATTTCGGCGGTGGGGGTCTTTCCTGCGTTTGTGGTGAGTTAGCGTATAGTGCTGGTTTTGGTGCTGAGATTCATCTTGATCATGTTCCCTTAAAAGAAGAAGGGTTGAAACCGTGGGAGATATGGGTATCTGAAAGTCAGGAGAGGATGATGTTCCTTGTTGATCCGAAGAATGTTGATCAGGCGTTGCATATCTGCAAACAGTGGGATGTGTATGCAGCACCAATTGGCAGAGTGATTCAGGAACAAGTTATCCGCGTGTTTTTCAAAGGAGAACGAATCCTTGAGATGGATTTGGAGTTTCTCACCGGTGGACCGGTGTATGATGAATGTATTCGTCCGGTTGTTCTACCACAGCCGACAGATGCTGAAGAAAAAGAAGAACGTTTTCCTATGCCTAATTTGAATGATGCCGTAAAAAAACTACTCTCCTCTGAAAATATTGCATCTAAGGATTGGGTGATTCGTCAGTATGATCATGAGGTCCGTGGTAATACTGTGATTAAACCGTTACATGGAAAAATGAATCAGGAGTCTCATGGTGATGCAGCAGTGATTAAACCCCTTGAGAATTCATGGAGAGGTCTTGCGGTGACTGCTGATGTTAACCCGAGATTTATGGAATTGAATCCATATTGGGGTGCTTGTGCTGCTGTTGATGAGATGTGCCGAAATCTTGTTTCTGTTGGTGCTCGACCTGATTCGATTCTTGATTGTTTGAATTTTGGAAATCCTGAGAAACCTGAACGCATGGGTGAAATTTATGAAACCTGTCGGGGTCTTGGTGATATGGCAAAAGCCTTACGTCTTCCCTTTGCCTCAGGTAATGTGAGTTTGTATAATGAGTCTGTGTCAAGTGCAGTTCCACCAACACCTGAGCTGATGGGTATTGGTATTGTTGATGATATTCGAAACTGTGTAACCAGTGATTTGAAACGTCAGGGAAATCTCTTGTATCTTGTCGGACGGGAAACCATGCAGGAGCTGGGTGGCTCTGAGTATTATCGTCTTATGGGGCGTAAAGGTGGAGTGGTTCCTCGAACCGATGCATCGACGTTGCACCGGTGTTGTGATACGTTGCTGTTGTGTATTGAAAAAAGCATGATTGCTGCATGTCATGATGTCAGTGAAGGTGGTCTTGCGGTGTGTCTTGCTGAAATGATGATCGGTGGTGGTATCGGAGTTCATGTTGATATTTCTGATTTTGGAGCATCGCTTCGTACCGATATGAAATTGTTTTCAGAGACGAATACTCG
- a CDS encoding AAA family ATPase, which produces MKIIAFAGMPFSGKSVAVDFARQQNIPVVRMGDLVWEETRRQGRPLDDRNVGDVANSMRKKYGMDIWAQKTVECMKTLPSSNIYVIDGIRNKEEIIYFKKHLGSDFLLIAIIASDEIRHQRGLMRGRRDDSGTLKAMLERDKREVSWGLLEVLKSADIRIENNSSLEEFQEQIKKFFQSILEKR; this is translated from the coding sequence ATGAAGATTATTGCGTTTGCTGGTATGCCGTTTTCTGGTAAATCAGTAGCAGTTGATTTTGCTCGTCAGCAAAATATTCCTGTAGTTCGAATGGGTGATTTAGTCTGGGAAGAAACAAGACGTCAAGGACGACCGTTAGATGATAGAAATGTTGGAGATGTTGCAAATTCCATGAGGAAAAAATATGGGATGGATATATGGGCACAAAAAACAGTTGAATGTATGAAAACATTACCGTCCTCAAATATCTATGTTATTGATGGTATCCGAAACAAGGAAGAAATAATCTACTTTAAAAAGCATCTCGGATCTGACTTTCTTCTCATTGCGATTATTGCATCTGATGAGATTCGACATCAGCGTGGTCTCATGCGTGGACGCCGGGATGATAGCGGTACTCTCAAAGCAATGTTAGAACGAGATAAACGAGAGGTCTCCTGGGGTCTTTTAGAGGTACTTAAATCAGCAGATATACGCATTGAAAATAATTCGAGTCTTGAGGAGTTTCAGGAGCAAATAAAAAAGTTTTTTCAGAGCATCCTGGAGAAACGATAA